Proteins encoded within one genomic window of Paramisgurnus dabryanus chromosome 11, PD_genome_1.1, whole genome shotgun sequence:
- the cdc45 gene encoding cell division control protein 45 homolog produces the protein MFVTDIRKEFYDVVVNQRVALLVSADIDALCACKILQALFHCDHVQYTLIPVAGWQDLGTAFLEHKEQYQYFVLINCGANVDLLETLQPEEDTVFFICDTHRPVDVVNVYNDTQIKLLIKQDDDLGVPPYDDIFRDDEDDEEGDGDDSGNESDGSAEPSGKRRRFDEGALERRIERQRARREWEARRREILFDYEQYEFHGTSAALLMFELAWVMSKDTKDMLWWSVIGLTDQWVHDKIPHMKYVTDIATLQRHVSRHNHRNEDEENSLSIDCMRISFEYDLRLVLYQHWSLYESICNSCYTSCNFKLWSINGQKKLQEFLADMGLPLKQVRQKFNSMDMTIKENLREVIEESANKFGMKDIRVQTFGVHFGFKNRFLASDVVHAAGALLENVEKDETSTDNFIKALDCLSRSNLERLHQGIDLAKKKLKAIQQTVASCICTNLILSQGPFLYCHLMEGTPDVKLFSKPMALTLLCKYLLKAFVCSTRNKRCKILPLIMAAPLDVEKGTLIVLGIPPESETSDKKNFFGRAFEKAAESTSSRTLHDHFDTSIIELKMEDRGKFLDALITLLS, from the exons atgtttgtTACAGATATTCGAAAGGAATTTTATGATGTCGTCGTTAATCAG AGAGTGGCTCTGCTGGTGTCCGCAGATATTGATGCCCTTTGTGCCTGTAAAATTTTGCAG GCTCTGTTTCATTGTGATCACGTCCAGTACACACTGATCCCTGTCGCAGGATGGCAGGACCTGGGTACTGCTTTTCTGGAGCATAAAGAGCAG tatcagtattttgttttgataaacTGTGGGGCAAatgtggacctgctggagacCCTTCAGCCTGAGGAAGACACCGTTTTCTTCATCTGTGATACCCATAGACCTGTAGATGTAGTCAACGTTTACAATGACACTCAG ATTAAGCTTTTGATAAAACAAGATGATGATCTTGGAGTCCCGCCTTATGATGACATCTTCCGCGATGATGAGGACGATGAAGAAGGTGATGGAGACGATTCTGGAAATGAGAGCGATGGAAGCGCAGAGCCTTCTGGGAAACGGAGGCGTTTTGATGAA GGGGCTTTGGAGAGACGAATCGAGCGGCAGCGAGCCAGGCGTGAATGGGAAGCACGCAG GAGAGAGATTCTGTTTGACTACGAGCAGTATGAGTTTCATGGAACATCA GCAGCACTGCTGATGTTCGAACTGGCTTGGGTCATGTCTAAGGACACCAAAGACATGTTGTG gtggAGTGTTATTGGTCTGACTGATCAGTGGGTTCATGATAAAATACCGCA TATGAAGTATGTGACCGACATCGCTACTCTTCAGCGCCATGTGTCCCGTCACAACCACAGAAATGAGGATGAGGAGAACTCGCTCTCCATCGACTGTATGAGGATCTCTTTTGAATACGA TCTGAGGTTGGTGTTGTACCAGCACTGGTCACTGTATGAGAGCATTTGTAACTCTTGTTACACCTCCTGCAACTTCAAACTTTGGTCCATCAATGGTCAAAAGAAACTTCAAGAGTTTCTGGCAGATATGGG TCTTCCACTCAAACAGGTGCGACAGAAGTTTAACTCCATGGACATGACGATCAAAGAGAACCTGCGTGAGGTCATCGAGGAATCGGCCAATAAGTTTGG catgaaagacattcgtgtccaGACATTCGGCGTTCACTTTGGCTTTAAGAATCGCTTCCTGGCCAGTGATGTGGTTCACGCTGCTGGCGCCCTTCTGGAGAACGTAGAGAAGGACGAAACGTCAACTGACAACTTCATCAAAGCTCTCGACTGCCTGTCCAG GAGTAACCTGGAACGGCTACATCAAGGCATTGATCTGGCCAAGAAAAAGTTAAAGGCAATTCAGCAGACCGTGGCGAGCTGTATCTGCACAAACCTCATATTGTCACAGGGACCCTTCCTCTACTGTCACCTAATGGAG GGAACGCCGGACGTAAAGTTGTTTTCCAAACCTATGGCTTTAACGCTGCTCTGTAAATATCTGCTTAAAGCTTTTGTCTGCTCT ACGAGGAATAAACGCTGTAAGATCTTGCCGTTGATTATGGCCGCACCACTGGATGTGGAGAAGGGAACCCTGATCGTCCTGGGAATCCCACCGGAGTCGGAGACGTCCGACAAGAAAAA TTTCTTCGGTAGGGCTTTTGAGAAGGCCGCTGAGAGCACCAGCTCCAGAACTCTACACGATCATTTCGACACATCCA TTATTGAGCTAAAGATGGAGGACAGGGGAAAGTTTCTGGATGCTCTCATCACCCTGCTGTCATAA
- the ufd1l gene encoding ubiquitin recognition factor in ER-associated degradation protein 1: MFSFNMFEPHVGRVFQNRFSTQYRCYSVSMLAGPNDRSDVEKGGKIIMPPSALDQLSRLNITYPMLFKLTNKNSDRMTHCGVLEFVADEGICYLPHWMMQNLLLEEGGLVQVESVNLMVATYSKFQPQSPDFLDITNPKAVLENALRNFACLTKGDVIAINYNEKIYELRVMETKPDKAVSIIECDMNVDFDAPLGYKEPERHMPHREEPAEEETDPSNYEMDLGFRAFTGSGNRLDGKKKGIEPSPAPIDPNDIKRGIPNYDFKMGKLTFIRNSRQQPRRTEMDESASNFIAFSGEGQSLRKKGRKP, from the exons ATG TTCTCATTCAACATGTTTGAGCCCCACGTGGGTCGGGTCTTCCAGAACCGTTTCTCTACACAGTACCGCTGTTACTCTGTGTCCATGCTGGCAGGGCCCAATGACCGCTCAGATGTGGAGAAAGGAGGAAAAA TTATAATGCCTCCTTCTGCTCTGGACCAGCTCA GTAGACTTAACATCACATACCCTATGCTGTTCAAACTCACCAACAAGAATTCAGACAGAATGACTCACTGTGGAGTTCTGGAGTTTGTCGCAGATGAAGGCATCTGTTATCTCCCCCACTGG ATGATGCAGAACTTGTTGTTGGAGGAGGGTGGTTTGGTCCAAGTGGAAAGCGTCAATCTCATGGTGGCCACATACTCCAAATTTCAGCCGCAGAGTCCAGACTTCCTTGATATCACAAACCCCAAAGCTGT gttGGAAAATGCATTGAGGAATTTTGCCTGTTTGACCAAAGGAGATGTGATCGCTATCAACTATAATGAAAAG ATCTACGAATTACGGGTCATGGAGACCAAACCGGACAAGGCTGTGTCCATCATTGAGTGTGATATGAAC GTTGACTTTGATGCTCCCCTTGGTTATAAAGAACCAGAGAGACACATGCCGCATCGTGAAGAACCAGCT GAGGAGGAAACAGATCCCAGTAACTATGAGATGGACTTGGGCTTCAGA gcgttTACAGGCTCTGGAAATCGTCTAGACGGAAAGAAAAAAGGCATTGAGCCCAGTCCAGCACCCATTGATCCTAACGACATCAAACG TGGAATTCCAAACTATGATTTTAAAATGGGAAAGCTCACCTTCATTCGTAACTCCAGACAACAGCCACGCAGAACAGAGATG GATGAATCTGCCAGTAACTTCATTGCATTTTCTGGTGAAGGACAGTCTCTGCGAAAGAAAGGCCGAAAACCCTGA
- the ciao1 gene encoding probable cytosolic iron-sulfur protein assembly protein ciao1 translates to MKSTLELLHRVSAHPDARCWYVAWNPAGTLLASCGGDRAIRVWGKEGDNWVCKCVLADGHQRTVRKVAWSPCGKYLASASFDATTCIWKKTNDDFESLTVLEGHENEVKCVAWAPSGNLLATCSRDKSVWIWEVDEEDEYECVSVVNSHTQDVKHVVWHPTQELLASASYDNKVCIYKEEDDDWVCRATLEGHASTVWSLAFDPEGHRLASCSDDRTVKIWKESTSGDGSADESWKCVCTLSGFHGRTVYDIAWCRMTGAMATACGDDGVRVFEEDLTADPEEPIFLLSAHVPKAHSQDVNCVAWNPKEAGLLATCSDDGDLAFWKYSADT, encoded by the exons ATGAAGTCCACACTAGAGCTACTGCACAGGGTGAGTGCGCACCCGGACGCGCGCTGCTGGTATGTCGCGTGGAACCCCGCGGGCACGCTCCTGGCGTCATGCGGGGGGGATCGGGCGATACGAGTATGGGGTAAAGAAG GTGACAattgggtgtgtaagtgtgttcTGGCTGATGGACACCAACGGACGGTCAGAAAGGTGGCCTGGTCTCCCTGCGGCAAATATCTGGCATCAGCCAGCTTTGATGCAACTACATGCATCTGGAAAAAGACCAATGACGATTTTGAG TCCCTGACAGTGTTGGAAGGCCATGAGAATGAGGTGAAGTGTGTGGCTTGGGCTCCATCTGGAAACTTACTGGCCACCTGCAGCCGAGACAAAAGTGTGTGGATCTGGGAAG TGGATGAAGAGGACGAGTATGAGTGTGTAAGTGTCGTGAATTCACACACACAGGACGTGAAGCATGTTGTTTGGCACCCGACACAGGAG CTTCTTGCTTCGGCCAGTTACGACAACAAGGTGTGTATTTATAAAGAGGAAGATGACGACTGGGTGTGTAGAGCCACATTAGAGGGACACGCGTCAACTGTCTGGAGTCTGGCCTTTGATCCCGAGGGACACAGATTGGCTTCTTGTAGTGACGACCGAACTGTGAAGATCTGGAAGGAATCCACATCTGGAGATG GTTCAGCAGATGAGTCCTGGAAGTGTGTTTGTACTTTGTCTGGATTCCACGGGAGAACGGTTTATGATATTGCatg GTGTCGTATGACCGGGGCAATGGCCACAGCATGTGGTGATGATGGAGTCCGTGTGTTTGAAGAAGATCTCACGGCTGACCCCGAGGAGCCCATCTTCCTGCTGTCTGCACACGTTCCCAAAGCTCATAGTCAGGATGTCAACTGTGTGGCCTGGAATCCAAAGGAGGCGGGACTGCTTGCGACCTGCAGCGATGATGGAGATCTTGCATTCTGGAAGTACAGCGCTGACACATGA
- the cldn5a gene encoding claudin 5a, which yields MASAALEILGLSMCVLGTLLEMTACGLPTWKVTAYIEANIVVAQTIWDGLWMSCAVQSTGQMQCKIHDSMLALGHDLQAARALTVISSVLCVIGLMVVIAGAQCTNCIKEDNVKARVVNVGGIIYIISAIFVLVPLCWMANNIISDFYNPQVPTAKKREIGGALYIGWAASALLLIGGSILCCSCPSSGSSGYSVKYAPNKRSTPNGDYDKRNYV from the coding sequence ATGGCCTCAGCGGCACTAGAGATCCTAGGTTTGTCCATGTGCGTCCTCGGCACGCTTCTGGAGATGACCGCTTGCGGGCTTCCCACCTGGAAGGTGACCGCCTACATCGAGGCCAACATCGTGGTGGCGCAGACCATCTGGGACGGTCTGTGGATGTCGTGCGCCGTGCAGAGCACCGGCCAGATGCAGTGCAAGATACACGACTCCATGCTCGCTCTCGGCCACGACCTCCAGGCAGCCCGCGCGCTCACTGTCATCTCATCCGTGTTGTGCGTAATCGGGCTGATGGTGGTGATCGCCGGCGCGCAGTGCACAAATTGCATCAAGGAGGATAACGTTAAGGCGCGGGTGGTGAACGTCGGAGGGATCATCTACATCATCAGTGCCATCTTCGTGCTGGTGCCCCTGTGCTGGATGGCCAACAACATCATCTCCGACTTCTACAACCCGCAGGTGCCCACCGCCAAGAAACGGGAGATCGGCGGGGCGCTGTATATCGGCTGGGCGGCCAGCGCGCTGCTGCTGATCGGTGGCAGTATACTCTGCTGCTCGTGTCCTTCATCTGGAAGCTCTGGATACTCTGTGAAATACGCACCTAACAAAAGATCAACGCCAAACGGGGACTATGACAAGAGGAATTATGTTTGA
- the tmem127 gene encoding transmembrane protein 127 gives MYAPPGNAVPGNRRRGPGTALPKQPERSLASALPGALSITALCTALAEPAWLHVHGGTCPKQELGVADVLGYIDEKLVEDYCINSQSVLLLRVIAAFCFLGILCSLTAFLLDVFGPKHPALKITRRYAFAHILTVLQCATVIGFCYWASELILSLQQQHKKYHGSLIYVTFAISFYLVAGAGGASILATAANLLRHYPTEEEEQALELLSEMEDSNDAYPVDYDIANQFQPPPAYSP, from the exons ATGTATGCACCACCGGGAAATGCTGTGCCCGGAAACCGAAGGCGGGGACCTGGCACGGCTCTACCCAAACAGCCAGAGCGGAGTTTAGCGTCAGCACTGCCCGGAGCTCTGTCCATCACGGCACTGTGTACGGCCCTAGCAGAACCAGCGTGGCTCCATGTCCATGGGGGGACCTGTCCCAAACAGGAGCTTGGTGTCGCAGACGTCTTGGGATATATAGATGAGAAACTCGTTGAGG ATTACTGCATAAACTCTCAGTCCGTCCTGCTCTTGAGGGTCATTGCTGCTTTCTGTTTCTTGGGTATTCTGTGCAGCCTGACTGCGTTTTTGCTGGATGTCTTTGGACCCAAACATCCAGCTCTGAAGATTACACGCAGATACGCCTTCGCTCACATCCTTACCG TGCTCCAGTGTGCCACAGTCATCGGCTTCTGCTACTGGGCCTCTGAACTCATCTTGTCCCTGCAGCAACAGCACAAGAAATACCACGGTTCGCTCATTTACGTCACGTTCGCCATCAGCTTCTACCTGGTGGCCGGCGCCGGCGGAGCCTCTATTTTAGCCACGGCGGCCAACCTGCTTCGTCATTATCCCACCGAGGAGGAGGAGCAGGCCCTGGAGCTCCTCTCAGAGATGGAGGACAGTAATGATGCATATCCAGTTGACTACGACATTGCCAACCAATTCCAGCCTCCGCCTGCATACTCGCCCTGA